The DNA window ACGACCTCGCTGCCGCCCATGCCCATCGAGGTGGGCATGGTGCGGATCAGGTTGCCGTTCTCGAAGACCTGCACCTGTTTGGTGTTGTCGTCGGAGATCGAGACGTGCGACGGGCCGATGGTGAAGGTGGTCTTGCTGTCCTCCTGGCCATAGAGGCCGCCGCCGAGGTCGGCGCCGTAGATATTGGCCGCGACGGTCACCTTGGTGCCCGGCGCGTAGTACTGCTGCGGCCGCCAGTGCGCGTTGCGCTTGTCGAGCCAGTACCACGAACCCTCGACCGGTGGGTTGGTCGTCACCGAAAGACGCTTCTCGGCGATCGCCTTATCCGGAACGTCCTCGTCGAAGTGCGCGACGACCACGGTGCCGACGCCGAAGGTGCCACCGTCGATCAGGGGGTTGCCCGCGGTGGTGGTCAGATACGCCTTGGTCTGGTTGTGCGGCGCCAGTGTGGTGAAGGTCGAGGTGATCGGGCCGACGCGGCCGGTGATCGTGAGGGCTTGCGCGGTGATCGTGTAGGTGTGTCCGTAGCCGAGCGAGTCGGTGGGCTTCCACGCCGTCTTGTCGGGGGTGTAGATGCCCTCGATCGACTTGCCCGTCTCGTTCGTCAGGCTCACCGCGGTCAGCACGCCGTCGCCTGCGGTCACATCAACAGGCGAGAGCGGATCGACATCGTCGCCGCCGGTCGTCGGTGTGATGGAGATCGCAGGGGGCAGTGGCCCGGCTGGGCTGGTGGCGGGTTCCGACTTGGACGAACACCCGGCCGCAACGAGCGCCGTAACCAACATAAAACCCGCAGCGGCTCTCAACCGGAAGCGGCGACTCGACATGATTCTCCTGCTGTTTCGCCGTGCGTTCCCTGCGGCGCATCTAACGACGTACTGGCCCGTGCCGTAGTTTACCGGCCATTTCGCGGGTATTTCGCCGCTGACCGTGTGACCTGCGCCGATCCCGCCCGCACTCAGTTGACGCAGGGCACAGTGCTGCCGATGGTGGTCGCGACCGGCTTGCCGGAGTCCGGCACTGGCTCGGCCGAGGTCGTCGTCGCGGTCGATGACGTGGTCGGGGTGAGTCCGGCGGGCATAGTGAAGTCGCTGCCGATGACCACGGTGATGTGACCGGGTTGAATATTCGGCGATGCCGTGGCGGTGAGGCCGAGGGTGTCGGCCAGCTGCGCGGCGTCGGCGTCCGCGCCGGAACCATAGGTGATCGCGGAGGTCGCGCCCTCGGTGTAGGTGCCGGTGCCCACGGTGCCCTTCGGATAGCCGCGCTTGGTGAGTGCGGTGGAGAGCTGGGCGGCCCGGCCGCCATAACCGCTCGCGTTCTGGACATCGACGATGCTGGTCGGGGTGTGGACCGGGGTGGTCGGCGGTGCCTCGACGCCGAATGCGGCGCGGACTTCCTTCTTGATGGCGGCCGGATCGACGATATTGACGTCCTGACCGTCGATAGTGTCGTAGCGCAGCACCGGCAGGGTCCGGAACTCGACCGAGATCGAGCCCGCCGAGCCGAGGTCGCGGGCGAAGTCGAGCAGATTCCAGCCGTCGGACAGCACGATATCGCGGTGCGCCACATCCATCAGGCCCGAGAGCGTGCCGATATTGGTCAGGGTGCCGGTGTCCTTCAACGATTTGGCGACCGAGGTGAGGAAGGCCTGCTGGCGGTGGGTTCGGTCGAGGTCGCCGTTCTCCAGGCCGTGGCGCTGGCGTACGAACGACAGCGCGTTGGCGGCATCGAGGTGCTGTGGACCCGCCGGGAAGACCGCGCCGGAGTAGAAGCTGTCGTTGACGGCGTGGTTGAGGCAGACATCGACGCCGCCCAGCTTGTCCGCCAGGTCATAGAAGCCGACGAGCGATATCTCGGCGAAGCGGTCGATGGGAACGCCGACCAGGTTGCGCACCGTCTGCACGATCGACGCGCGGCCGGCCTCGCGGCCCGCGCGTTCCAGGGCGACCTTGTCCTTTTGGCCCGCGTTCTCCAACTTGGTCTCGGTGGCGGCCTTCTTCAGGCCGTAGGCCTCCTTGATCTTGGCGTGGTCGTAGCCGGGGATGCCGGAGACCGCGACGTAGTCGTCGCGCGGAATGGAGAAGGCGACGATTTTGTGCATATCCGCCGGAATGTGCAGCAGGATGAGCGAGTTCGCGTTGTATCCGCCGTTGTCGCCGTCGCCCGCGTGCAACTGGTCCAGGATGTCCTTCGGCAGGTCCTTGCCGTCGAGATCCTTTCGGGTGTCCAGGCCGATCAGCAGGATATTCAGGTCGCCACCGAGGGAGTGTGGCGCGTCCTTGCCGATCGCATCGGTGTGGGTGAAGCCGTTGTCGAATTCGTTCTTGGCCGACCAGGCGAATCCGGTGCCGGATAGGACGGCGAGCGCGGATATCGAGGCGAGGACGCGGACCGCGATCTTCGCCGCTCGGCGGCCGCGATGGGGTGCCGGAGCCGCGCGCCGATGCTTGACAGGACGGGCCTGGGCCGTGATCTTGGGGAGTTCGACGGTGTCGTCATCCATGGCGACGGCCCTCGTCCCGGATCATTTTCGCCGCCTCAACATTCGTCTCGACTAGTTCGGTACCGCGCACGTCCGGGTCCTAACCGCTAACCGGCTGGTTGCCACGTCAGCTGATCCAGTGTTACCGGCTCGGCGTGGGTGAGGCAAGAATCGGACATTGTGACCTGCGCTGATTCACCTCTAGGGTCATGATCATGACTGCTCCCGTACTTCTCGTTCTCGGTGCCGGCCCCGGTGTCGGGCTATCGGTCGGCCGTCTTTTCGCGCATGATGGATACGTGGTTGTGCTGGCCTGCCGACTGCTCGAGGAGGCCGAGCCGTTGGCGGAGCAACTCAGGACGGAAGGCTTCGATGCCCATGGTGTCGATGTCGATTTGGCAGATCCCGCTGATGTCAATCGTATTGTGACCGAGGCGGGGGAGCGGCACGGTCGGATCGACGTGCTGCACTTCAATCCGAGCATCTTCCGGCAGTCGGATCCGTTGCGGTTGACCGTCGCGGAGTTGATCGAGGACTTCACCATCGGTGCCGCGGCCCTGCTGCCGGCGGTACAGGCCGCCCGGCCGTTCTTCGCCGCTGGCGCCCGTGTGCTCGTCACCGGAAGCGCTGCGGCCGACAAGCCGTGGAATCAGGCCGCGTCGCTCGGTGTCCAGAAGGCGGCGGTGCGCAATCTCGTCACCAGCCTGGACACCACCCTGGCGCCCGAGGGTTTTCGCGCGGTCGCGGTGCAGATCAACGGCGTCCTCGCCGAGGAGGGCGCGTTCACTCGGGGCCGTGTTGCGGAGGCTTTGCACGCCGCCGCCGTACGTCCCCTTGACGAATGGACACCACACGTGACCTATGACGGCTGATGCCGCGAAACGCGCCGATCGGCAACGACACGCCGGTTCCGAATTCCCTTCGAGCCGAACGGGTTGCGCACGGGTATCTCCGTGCGCACCGAAGGGGCGGCCGAGCGGGCCGTGGCGATGCAGGATTGCTGCGGTGGCTCGCGGTAGCGATGGCATTGGTTGCGGCACTGGCGATTTCGCTGTTGCCGAATTTCGCGACGTGCTCCGCGGCCCCCGTCGAGGTGTTGCAGACCCGGCTGGATGATCTGGTCCGATCGACCGCCGTTCCCGGTGCGCAGCTGGTGCTGACCGCCGATGGCAGTGATACCCAGA is part of the Nocardia sp. NBC_00565 genome and encodes:
- a CDS encoding L,D-transpeptidase, with the protein product MSSRRFRLRAAAGFMLVTALVAAGCSSKSEPATSPAGPLPPAISITPTTGGDDVDPLSPVDVTAGDGVLTAVSLTNETGKSIEGIYTPDKTAWKPTDSLGYGHTYTITAQALTITGRVGPITSTFTTLAPHNQTKAYLTTTAGNPLIDGGTFGVGTVVVAHFDEDVPDKAIAEKRLSVTTNPPVEGSWYWLDKRNAHWRPQQYYAPGTKVTVAANIYGADLGGGLYGQEDSKTTFTIGPSHVSISDDNTKQVQVFENGNLIRTMPTSMGMGGSEVVGGKTITFWTQPGIYTVMDKANPVIMDSSTFGLPVNSRLGYKESINWATKISTDGIYLHELASSVWAQGNTNTSHGCLNLSPANAQWFFNFAVPGDVVEVRNTGGAPLQVWQNGDWGVPWDEWLQGSALH
- a CDS encoding LCP family protein, translating into MDDDTVELPKITAQARPVKHRRAAPAPHRGRRAAKIAVRVLASISALAVLSGTGFAWSAKNEFDNGFTHTDAIGKDAPHSLGGDLNILLIGLDTRKDLDGKDLPKDILDQLHAGDGDNGGYNANSLILLHIPADMHKIVAFSIPRDDYVAVSGIPGYDHAKIKEAYGLKKAATETKLENAGQKDKVALERAGREAGRASIVQTVRNLVGVPIDRFAEISLVGFYDLADKLGGVDVCLNHAVNDSFYSGAVFPAGPQHLDAANALSFVRQRHGLENGDLDRTHRQQAFLTSVAKSLKDTGTLTNIGTLSGLMDVAHRDIVLSDGWNLLDFARDLGSAGSISVEFRTLPVLRYDTIDGQDVNIVDPAAIKKEVRAAFGVEAPPTTPVHTPTSIVDVQNASGYGGRAAQLSTALTKRGYPKGTVGTGTYTEGATSAITYGSGADADAAQLADTLGLTATASPNIQPGHITVVIGSDFTMPAGLTPTTSSTATTTSAEPVPDSGKPVATTIGSTVPCVN
- a CDS encoding SDR family NAD(P)-dependent oxidoreductase, whose protein sequence is MTAPVLLVLGAGPGVGLSVGRLFAHDGYVVVLACRLLEEAEPLAEQLRTEGFDAHGVDVDLADPADVNRIVTEAGERHGRIDVLHFNPSIFRQSDPLRLTVAELIEDFTIGAAALLPAVQAARPFFAAGARVLVTGSAAADKPWNQAASLGVQKAAVRNLVTSLDTTLAPEGFRAVAVQINGVLAEEGAFTRGRVAEALHAAAVRPLDEWTPHVTYDG